One window of the Argonema galeatum A003/A1 genome contains the following:
- a CDS encoding CHAT domain-containing protein — MGQPPTTPIQSIQQIQTRLREVERETSIKPALLYIVFGRQNLGANAALICPLSETEENRHEQEPFLCDRSPNDTVELIVVTGNNEPISLQIPEATRQKVEALVKEMREEITKTTRDIQPNDYRKSSQELYQLLIARIEPVLKQQGITNLIIVPDVTIRSLPIAALHDGQQFLIEKYSLAIMPSFSLTKPHYVNISNSPILAMGASTFPQSADQKPLPAVSIELATITANTNLSQLFLNQDFTLDNLKTKHSTGNFGIVHLATHAAFEPNDRKNSYIQLWDTKLQLPQMKELEWNNPQIELLVLSACQTAIGDQQAELGFAGLALQAGVKSAVATLWSSDDIGTLALIAEFYQQLKQGRTRAEALRQAQIAILTGRVSIENGNLLLSNGTSIPLQEIAKSNNLKFDHPYYWSAFTVIGNPW; from the coding sequence TTGGGTCAACCACCCACCACTCCGATTCAATCCATACAACAGATTCAAACAAGACTCCGAGAAGTTGAACGGGAAACCTCCATCAAACCCGCACTACTCTATATCGTGTTTGGTCGGCAGAATTTGGGCGCAAATGCGGCTTTAATTTGTCCCCTGTCTGAAACTGAGGAAAACAGACATGAGCAAGAACCATTTCTTTGCGATCGCTCTCCCAATGACACCGTAGAACTCATCGTAGTAACAGGAAACAACGAACCCATTAGCTTGCAAATCCCCGAAGCGACGCGCCAAAAAGTGGAAGCTTTAGTTAAAGAAATGCGGGAAGAAATTACCAAGACAACGCGAGACATCCAACCCAACGATTACCGCAAATCCTCCCAAGAACTTTATCAACTGCTAATCGCACGCATTGAACCAGTTTTGAAACAGCAAGGCATCACCAATCTGATCATTGTTCCAGATGTGACAATTCGTTCTCTACCGATCGCAGCCCTTCACGACGGTCAACAATTTCTGATCGAAAAATACAGCCTTGCCATCATGCCTAGTTTCAGTTTGACTAAACCCCACTACGTTAACATCTCCAATTCGCCTATCCTGGCAATGGGTGCGTCAACATTTCCCCAGTCAGCTGACCAAAAACCTTTACCAGCTGTTTCGATTGAATTAGCTACAATTACAGCTAACACAAATCTGAGCCAATTGTTTTTAAATCAAGACTTCACTCTTGACAACCTCAAAACTAAACACTCCACGGGAAACTTTGGTATCGTCCACCTCGCCACTCATGCCGCATTTGAACCAAACGACCGCAAAAACTCTTATATCCAATTGTGGGATACTAAATTGCAGTTGCCCCAAATGAAAGAGTTGGAATGGAACAACCCGCAGATAGAATTATTAGTTCTATCTGCTTGTCAGACAGCAATAGGAGATCAACAAGCAGAGTTGGGGTTTGCTGGGTTAGCACTACAAGCTGGAGTAAAATCAGCAGTGGCGACTTTGTGGTCTAGTGACGATATCGGTACACTAGCGCTGATCGCCGAATTTTATCAGCAATTAAAGCAGGGTCGGACTCGTGCTGAAGCACTAAGACAAGCTCAAATAGCTATACTTACAGGTCGCGTCAGCATCGAAAACGGAAATTTGCTACTTTCCAACGGAACATCAATACCCCTACAAGAAATAGCTAAAAGCAACAACTTAAAGTTCGATCATCCTTACTACTGGTCGGCATTTACTGTGATTGGCAATCCTTGGTAA